A segment of the Homoserinimonas aerilata genome:
CTCTGCCGGATGGCGTTGAAACGTTCGGTGAGGCCGAGCTGGTCGATGAGGTCGAGCGTCGACGGGTGAATGGTGTCACCGCGGAAGTCGCGAAAGAAGTCGACGTGTTTCTCCAGCACGACGGTGTCGATGCCCGCTCGGGCAAGAAGAAGCCCGAGCATCATGCCGGCGGGGCCGCCTCCGACGATGCAGCAGGTGGTCTCGAGCGTCTCTCCGTCCATGCGAACTCCGTCCGTCACCTCAACGGTATTCCGATTCTGTGGCGACGCCAGCAGAATCTGCCGCCCGCTCGCGCTGTGAACCACACGGGCTGCTTTTACGAGGCCGTTCGAACCCTGTGCTGGCGATTCTGGTCGACCTTGCCGCTCGCCTGACGTGGGTGTTGCGCGTGGCGGTAGTGCTCGCCAGGCTCCTTGTTATCGATGCTGAGAATGTGGTTAAAGGATGATCCATCTCCATCGCGGGAGTAAAGCGTCTGTGCCGGTGGTGGGGGTCGAACCCACACGTTCTTTCGAACAAAGCATTTTGAGTGCTCCGCGTCTGCCATTCCGCCACACCGGCGCACAGTAACGACGTTCAGAATACCGTAGGCTTTACGACGTGGCAGACCAGGAAACAACACAGGCCCCCCGTCGCGTCGTCGTAGCGGAGGATGAGTCGCTCATCCGGCTCGACATCGTCGAGACTCTCCGCGACAACGGATTCGACGTCGTCGGCGAGGCTGGCGACGGCGAAGCGGCAGTCGCGCTCGCAACAGAGTTGCGCCCCGACCTGGTCATCATGGATGTGAAGATGCCGCTCCTCGACGGCATCTCCGCCGCCGAGAGGCTCACCAAGAACCACATCGCCCCCGTCGTCCTCCTCACGGCCTTCAGCCAGAAGGAGCTCGTCGAGCGCGCAACCGAGGCCGGCGCGCTGGCCTACGTGGTCAAGCCCTTCACCCCCAACGACCTGCTGCCGGCGATCGAGATCGCCCTCGCCCGCTACGCGCAGATCATCGCCCTCGAGTCGGAGGTCACCGACCTCGTCGAGCGGTTTGAGACCCGCAAGCTCGTCGACCGGGCCAAGGGCATCCTGAACGAGAAGATGGGCCTCACCGAGCCGGAGGCGTTCCGCTGGATTCAGAAGGCGTCGATGGATCGTCGCCTCACCATGCACGACGTCGCCAAGACGATCATCGACCAGTTCGCGCCCAAGAAGTAGCGTCTACTACCGCTGGTCGCGGAGCATGTTCGTCATGCGCACGGTCGACAGGCGGTTGCCGTCGTCATCCGTGATGACGATCTCGTGTGTGGCTAGTGTGCGGCCGAGGCTGATCGAGCGGCACGTTCCCGTGACCCAGCCCTCCGTCACCGAGCGGCTGTGCGTCGCGTTGATCTCGATGCCGACGGCGTAGCGACCCGGCCCCGCATGGATGGCCGAGGAGATCGAGCCGAGCGACTCGCCGAGCACGACATGCGCGCCGCCGTGCAGCAGGCCGACCACCTGACGATTGCCTTCGACGGGCATCCGCGCGACCGAGTACTCGGCCGAGAGCTCGATGAACTCGATGCCCATCCGGCGGGGCAGTTCGCCGCCGCCCGAATCGGCCAGCCGGGCGATGAGCTCGGGGGAGAGGTCGGGCGGGAGCTTCGTCATCGAGGGCCTTTCGTGCATCCTGCGGTCGGCCTGTCAGCGGCCCCCGTTAGGCTGACTGTGTGTCGGACAACAAGAAGCCTACCCTCCTCGTAATCGACGGTCACTCGCTGGCCTTCCGAGCGTTCTACGCGCTCCCTGTCGACAGTTTCGTGAACCGGGAGGGGCAGCACACCAACGCCATCCACGGTTTCATCTCGATGCTCCTTCTGCTGCTGCAGCAGGAGAAGCCGACGCATCTCGCCGTCGCTTTCGACATCTCGCGTTACTCCTTCCGCACCCGCGAGTACCCCGAATACAAGGGCACGCGCGGCGAGACTCCTCCCGAGTTCATCGGCCAGATCCCGCTCCTCGAAGAGGCGTTGGCGGCGATGAACATCACGACGATCACCAAAGAGGACTACGAGGCCGACGACATCCTCGCCACTCTCGCGGCGCAGGGCGCGCAGCAGGGCTTCCGGGTGCTCGTCGTCAGCGGCGACCGCGACGCGATCCAGCTCGTGAACGACGACGTCACGCTGCTCTACCCGAACGCCCGCGGCGTCTCCGAGCTCAAGCGTTACGACCATGACGCTGTCGTCGAGCGTTACGGCATCCGGCCCGAGCAGTATCCGGATGTCGCGGCGCTCGTCGGCGAGACCAGCGACAACCTGATCGGCATCGACAAGGTCGGCGAGAAGACCGCCGTGAAGTGGATCAACCTCTACGGCGGCCTCGACCAGATCCTCGAGCACGCCGACGAGATCAAGGGTGTCGTGGGCGAGAAGCTGCGCGAGCAGAAGGAGAACGCGATTCGCAATCGCCGCCTCAACCGGCTCGTCAACGATGTCGACCTGCCCGTCGGCCCCGCAGATCTCGAACGCCAGAAGATCAACCCGGCCGCCGTGCGGGAGGTCTTCGACAAGCTCCAGTTCAAGACGCTGTTGGAGCGCGTTCTCAAGATCGCCGCCGCCGAGGGTGGCACGGATGCCGTGGCAGACACCGCTGAGGTCATCGAGACTCCCGCAGAACAGCTCGCCCCCGTCGTCCGCACGCTCATCGACGAGGAGCTCGCGCAGTGGCTGTCCCGGCACTCAGCCGGGTCCTCTCCGCTCGGGCTCCAGGTGGAGATGGGGCCGGATGGCGTGACAGGCTTCGGCATCGCCGCCGCTGACGACACGGTCTATGTACCGTGGGCGACGGGTCGGCCGGATTATGCGGCGCTCGAGGACTGGCTCGCGGGAGAGTCGCCGAAGTACCTCTTCGACTCCAAACGCCAACTGAAAGCACTCCGCACCGCTGGGCTCGAACTCGGCGGAATCGCGTTCGACACGACGATCGCCGCCTGGCTCATCCGACCGGGCGGCAAGTCCCAGGATCTCGCAGGCCAGGCCTACACCGTCCTCGGCGAGACTCTCGACGTGGCCGACCCCAACCAGCTGGTGCCGGAGGTCGAGGCTCTCAGCCCGGCGACGGAGGCCTGGCATGTGCTCCGCATCGCCGAGGCCCTCGCCGCCCAGATGGAGCCCGGAACCCGCCGCGTGCTCGACGACATCGAACTGCCCATAGTCCCCGTGCTCGCCACGATGGAACTCAGCGGCATCACGGTGAGCGCCTCGATACTGGCCGACCTCAAATCCCGGCTCTCCGCATCCGCCGCCGACTTCGCCTCCCAGGCCTTCGCCGAGATCGGCCACGAGGTGAACCTCGGTTCGCCGAAACAGCTGCAGCAGGTGCTGTTCGAAGAGCTGGGCATGCCCAAGACCCGCGCCAACAAGACCGGATACTCAACGGATGCGGCATCACTGGCCGATCTCCAGGAGAAGTCACCGCATCCGTTCCTGGGCCTGCTGCTGCAGCACCGCGACGTCACCAAGCTCGGGCAGATCGTCGAGACGCTGGAGAAGGCGGTCGGCGCCGACGGCCGCATCCACACGACCTACGACCAGACGGGCACGAGCACGGGGCGCATCTCGTCGAACGACCCGAACCTGCAGAACATCCCCGTCAAGACGGAGGTCGGGCGCGAGATCCGCTCCTCCTTCGAGCACGGCGCAGAATTCTCGACCCTCCTCACCGCCGACTATTCGCAGATCGAGATGCGCATCATGGCGCACCTCTCCGGAGATGAGGGCCTCATCGAGGCCTTCAACGCCGGCGAAGACCTGCACCGTTTCGTCGGATCACGCATCTTCCACGTCGACCCCGCCGAGGTCACCCCGCTCATGCGCACCAAGGTGAAGGCGATGTCGTACGGGCTCGCCTACGGCCTGAGCGCATTCGGTCTCTCCAAGCAGCTGCGCATCGACGTCGCCGAGGCGAAGCAGCTCATGACCGACTACTTCGAGCGCTTCGGCGCAGTTCGCGACTACCTCCGCGGCGTGGTGACGCAGGCCCGCGAAGACGGCTACACCGAGACCATCTTCGGCCGCCGCCGGCCGTTCGGCGACCTCAACTCCAAGAACAGGGTGCTGCGCGAGAATGCGGAGCGCGCGGCGCTCAACGCCCCCATCCAGGGTTCCGCGGCAGACATCATGAAGATCGCCATGATCGGCGTCGCCGGTGACCTGAGCAGCCAGGGGATGCGCTCGCGCCTTCTCCTCCAGGTCCACGACGAACTCATCTTCGAGGTCGCCGAGGGTGAGCTTGAAGCCCTCACCAGCGTCGTGACCACGCGCATGGGCGGAGCAGCGCAGCTTTCCGTGCCGCTCGATGTGCAGATCGGCACAGGAGACAACTGGGACGACGCCGCGCACTGACCCACCGCTCGGTCAAGCTCCTCGTGCTGAGCCGTGCGCCTCGCCTAGGCTCGGTCGCATGACTGATCAGAACCCTCATCCTGCCCGCCCCGCGACCCGCATCGACGACATCGCCGAGGGCTGGGTCGAGACGATCGTGGAGCTGCAGCCGGAGCTCGCGACATACATGGGGCTTCCCGGCAGGCTGGCGGAGTTCGGTGACTACTCGCCCGACGGCCACGAGGCGATGGCCTCCGCACAGAGTGAGGTTCTCGTCGAACTCGGCTCTGCGGAGCCGATCGACGCAGTCGACACCGTCACCCTCGCCGACCTGCGCTCCGAACTGTCGCTCTCCCTCGAAGCGCACGCCGCAGGCCTGCACCTTCGTGACCTGAACGTGCTCGCCTCACCCGCCACCGAGATCCGCGAGATCTTCGACCTCATGCCGACGAAGTCGGAGGAGGACTGGTCGAATGTGTCCGGTCGGCTCGGTGGTGTGGCGGGCGCGCTCGACGGCTACATCCGCACCCTGCGCCAGGGCATGGCGGAGGGGATGACCCCGGCCCGGCGGCAGGTGCTTGCGGTCGCCGCGCAGACGGCCCGTACCGCCCGGCCCGATGGCTTCTTCGCCGAGCTCGCGAGCCAGGCGACGGATGTCCCCGAATCCCTGAAGCAGGATCTCGCCAACGGGGCGGCATCCGCTTCGGAGGCCTACGCACGGTTCACCGCATTCCTGGAGGGGGAGCTCGCGCCCGCAGCAAGCGAGATCGACGCCGTCGGCCGTGACGCCTACTCGCTGCACTCACGGCGTTTCCTCGGCTCGGCGATCGATCTCGACGAGACGTACGAGTGGGGGATCGACGAGCTCGCACGGATGCGCGCAGAGCAGGAGGCGACCGCCCGCGAGATCAGCCCCGGGGCATCCGTCGACGAGGCCATCGCCGTACTCGACGCCGACCCGGCCCGCAGGCTGCACGGCACCGATGCCCTGCAGCGCTGGATGCAGGAGCTCAGCGACCGCGTCGTCGACGAGCTGTCGCGCGAACAGTTCGACATCCCCGACGAGATCCGGCGGCTCGAATGCATGATCGCGCCCACCCAAGACGGCGGCATCTACTACACGGGGCCCGCCGACGACTTCTCCCGGCCGGGACGCATGTGGTGGTCTGTTCCGGTGGGCGTGACCGAGTTCTCGACGTGGCGCGAGAAGACGACCGTGTTCCACGAGGGTGTGCCCGGGCATCACCTTCAGATCGGGCAGGCCGTCGTCAACAGGGCGGAGTTGAACACGTGGCGCCGCCAGCTCGCGGGCACCTCCGGCCACGCGGAGGGTTGGGCTCTGTATGCCGAGCGGCTCATGCAGCAGCTCGGCTACCTCGACGACCCCGCGGACCGACTGGGGATGCTCGACGCCCAGCGCATGCGCGCCGCGCGGGTCGTGCTCGACCTGGGTGTGCACCTCGGCAAGCCGCGCCTCGACGGCAGCGGCGAGTGGGACTTCGGCTACGCACTGGAGTTCTTCCGCGCGAACTGCCACGAGAGCGATCCGAGCACGCTCTTCGAGGTGAACCGGTACTTCGGATGGCCGGGGCAGGCCCCGTCATACAAGGTCGGGCAGCGACTGTGGGAGGAACTCCGCGACGAGCTCGCCCGCCGCGAGGGCCCCAGCTTCTCGGTGCGTGACTTCCACAGCCGCTCGCTCGCGCTCGGCGGGGTCGGGCTGGACACGCTGCGCAGCGCCGTGCTGGGGGAGTAGATGCCGCCTTCCCCCTATGAGGCGGCGCTCGGCGAGCGAATGGCACTACTGCATCCGCGGCTCCTCGCCTATTTCTCGCGCATCCCGGATGGCTCTCACGGTCACGGCGAGGGTGTGTTTCATACGGTGGGAACCCCGCGGCGCTGGCTCTGGCCCATCCTCGCGTTGCTTGCGCGCCGCGGCATCCTGTTCCCCGTCTGGGCGAGCGAGGTGCCCTTCACCGTCACCAATTCGCCAGTACCTCACGCAGGGCCCGCCGTCGCGGCGACGCGAACCTTCCACTTCGCGTCGGGCGACCGCTCGATGGTCGACGAGATCGGGTGGAACGGCTCCGCGCTCGTCGACCATCTCGGACTCGGCAACAGGCTCGTCGCCGCCTTCGACGCCGCGATCGTCGATGAGGCGTTGCTGCTCGTCTCAACCGGGGTCGGGGTTCGAACGGGGCGGAACATCCTGTGGTCACCTCGATGGTGTGCGCCGCGAGTCTCGCTGGAGGAACGCTTCGACGATGATGCCGGGCTGCAGCGCGTGAGTGTGGTCCTGAGTCATCCTCTGCTCGGTAGGCTCTATGAGTACGCCGGATCGTTCCATTACGGGATACGGCAGGGGGAGGCATCCGCATGACGAAGCGTGTTGTTGTTGCCGGAGCATCGGGGTTCATCGGTCGCCGGCTCGTGGATGCCTATCGCGCGGAGGGTGCGACGGTGAGCACGATCGGGCGCAGCGGCGCGGACGCCGTCTGGGGCGACCACGAGGCGATCGTGCGCCTGCTCGACGGCGCAGACCTGCTCGTCAACCTCGCGGGCAGGAGCGTGAACTGCCGATACAACGCCCGCAATCGCGCGGTCATCCTACGCTCCCGCATCGACACCACCCGTGAACTTGCGGATGCCGTGAGGTCGGCAGAGGCGCCGCCGCGTCTGTGGGTGAACTCCTCGACTGCGACCATCTACCGGCACGCCGACGACGGGCCGATGACGGAGTCCACGGGCGAGATCGGCTCCGGCTTCTCCGTCGACGTGGCGACCGCCTGGGAGCGCGAGTTCTTCGACGGCGAGCTGCCCAGCACGCGTCGGGTCGCCCTGCGCATCGCGATCGTGCTCGGCAACGGCAGCGTCATGCCGCCGCTGATCAGACTCGCCCGTTTCGGGCTCGGCGGGCCACAGCTCGACGGTCGCTGGTTCGCCACCCGTGCACGGAGGCGTGCGGGCACCTTCCATGAGTACAGGGCAACGCATGGCCGACAGCGATTCAGCTGGATCCACAT
Coding sequences within it:
- a CDS encoding ANTAR domain-containing response regulator — its product is MADQETTQAPRRVVVAEDESLIRLDIVETLRDNGFDVVGEAGDGEAAVALATELRPDLVIMDVKMPLLDGISAAERLTKNHIAPVVLLTAFSQKELVERATEAGALAYVVKPFTPNDLLPAIEIALARYAQIIALESEVTDLVERFETRKLVDRAKGILNEKMGLTEPEAFRWIQKASMDRRLTMHDVAKTIIDQFAPKK
- a CDS encoding PaaI family thioesterase, which encodes MTKLPPDLSPELIARLADSGGGELPRRMGIEFIELSAEYSVARMPVEGNRQVVGLLHGGAHVVLGESLGSISSAIHAGPGRYAVGIEINATHSRSVTEGWVTGTCRSISLGRTLATHEIVITDDDGNRLSTVRMTNMLRDQR
- the polA gene encoding DNA polymerase I, encoding MSDNKKPTLLVIDGHSLAFRAFYALPVDSFVNREGQHTNAIHGFISMLLLLLQQEKPTHLAVAFDISRYSFRTREYPEYKGTRGETPPEFIGQIPLLEEALAAMNITTITKEDYEADDILATLAAQGAQQGFRVLVVSGDRDAIQLVNDDVTLLYPNARGVSELKRYDHDAVVERYGIRPEQYPDVAALVGETSDNLIGIDKVGEKTAVKWINLYGGLDQILEHADEIKGVVGEKLREQKENAIRNRRLNRLVNDVDLPVGPADLERQKINPAAVREVFDKLQFKTLLERVLKIAAAEGGTDAVADTAEVIETPAEQLAPVVRTLIDEELAQWLSRHSAGSSPLGLQVEMGPDGVTGFGIAAADDTVYVPWATGRPDYAALEDWLAGESPKYLFDSKRQLKALRTAGLELGGIAFDTTIAAWLIRPGGKSQDLAGQAYTVLGETLDVADPNQLVPEVEALSPATEAWHVLRIAEALAAQMEPGTRRVLDDIELPIVPVLATMELSGITVSASILADLKSRLSASAADFASQAFAEIGHEVNLGSPKQLQQVLFEELGMPKTRANKTGYSTDAASLADLQEKSPHPFLGLLLQHRDVTKLGQIVETLEKAVGADGRIHTTYDQTGTSTGRISSNDPNLQNIPVKTEVGREIRSSFEHGAEFSTLLTADYSQIEMRIMAHLSGDEGLIEAFNAGEDLHRFVGSRIFHVDPAEVTPLMRTKVKAMSYGLAYGLSAFGLSKQLRIDVAEAKQLMTDYFERFGAVRDYLRGVVTQAREDGYTETIFGRRRPFGDLNSKNRVLRENAERAALNAPIQGSAADIMKIAMIGVAGDLSSQGMRSRLLLQVHDELIFEVAEGELEALTSVVTTRMGGAAQLSVPLDVQIGTGDNWDDAAH
- a CDS encoding DUF885 domain-containing protein; protein product: MTDQNPHPARPATRIDDIAEGWVETIVELQPELATYMGLPGRLAEFGDYSPDGHEAMASAQSEVLVELGSAEPIDAVDTVTLADLRSELSLSLEAHAAGLHLRDLNVLASPATEIREIFDLMPTKSEEDWSNVSGRLGGVAGALDGYIRTLRQGMAEGMTPARRQVLAVAAQTARTARPDGFFAELASQATDVPESLKQDLANGAASASEAYARFTAFLEGELAPAASEIDAVGRDAYSLHSRRFLGSAIDLDETYEWGIDELARMRAEQEATAREISPGASVDEAIAVLDADPARRLHGTDALQRWMQELSDRVVDELSREQFDIPDEIRRLECMIAPTQDGGIYYTGPADDFSRPGRMWWSVPVGVTEFSTWREKTTVFHEGVPGHHLQIGQAVVNRAELNTWRRQLAGTSGHAEGWALYAERLMQQLGYLDDPADRLGMLDAQRMRAARVVLDLGVHLGKPRLDGSGEWDFGYALEFFRANCHESDPSTLFEVNRYFGWPGQAPSYKVGQRLWEELRDELARREGPSFSVRDFHSRSLALGGVGLDTLRSAVLGE
- a CDS encoding DUF4166 domain-containing protein; the protein is MPPSPYEAALGERMALLHPRLLAYFSRIPDGSHGHGEGVFHTVGTPRRWLWPILALLARRGILFPVWASEVPFTVTNSPVPHAGPAVAATRTFHFASGDRSMVDEIGWNGSALVDHLGLGNRLVAAFDAAIVDEALLLVSTGVGVRTGRNILWSPRWCAPRVSLEERFDDDAGLQRVSVVLSHPLLGRLYEYAGSFHYGIRQGEASA
- a CDS encoding epimerase, translated to MTKRVVVAGASGFIGRRLVDAYRAEGATVSTIGRSGADAVWGDHEAIVRLLDGADLLVNLAGRSVNCRYNARNRAVILRSRIDTTRELADAVRSAEAPPRLWVNSSTATIYRHADDGPMTESTGEIGSGFSVDVATAWEREFFDGELPSTRRVALRIAIVLGNGSVMPPLIRLARFGLGGPQLDGRWFATRARRRAGTFHEYRATHGRQRFSWIHIDDVVGVIRFVEANEHIEGVVNASSPNPSDSASLMATIRRLLGVPFGFPAFRWMLELGSIAIRTETELVLKSRWVVPERLTAEGYRFEQPDLEPAIAQILSLAKGSRTR